From the genome of Candidatus Electrothrix communis, one region includes:
- the argS gene encoding arginine--tRNA ligase encodes MIRSQVKTLVDQCFQQGVEQNLWSDAAANLYNVEVPRHGGQGDFSTNFAMVLAGKEKRNPREIAGQLVDLLNQDEGLLDKVEIAGPGFVNLFLKPSVWSTVLAPISEQGRAFGLSDVGKGKKVMVEFVSANPTGPLSVGHGRNAILGDTIARLLKATGHDVTREYYFNNAGRQMRVLADSLRARYLEKLGLENEFPEDGYQGDYIYEIAQGMIEEAGDGFQDAKQDIFRKRAQDAIFADIDITLKRIGISFDSYYNEHTLYEEGMIEDVVDQLRAKGLVYEQDEATWFKTSEFGMEQDRVIIKNTGEPTYRLPDIAYHREKFRRGFDWMINVFGADHIATVPDVLAGIEALGLDKSKVHVVLYQFVTLLRDGKQVKMSTRKATFVTVDELVDEVGVDALRFFFLMRKPDSQLEFDLELATAQSQENPVYYVQYAHARLCSIERMAAEKGVTLPVLAETDLSPLQEEEEYQLLKTLASYPALVADAAIDLAPHRIIFFLMELAGNFHSFYNKHKVVTEDQQLTAARLCLCQGIKAVLANGLDLVGLTAVERM; translated from the coding sequence ATGATACGATCCCAAGTAAAGACACTGGTTGACCAATGTTTTCAACAGGGCGTGGAACAGAACCTCTGGTCCGATGCCGCTGCAAACCTCTATAACGTGGAAGTGCCCCGACATGGTGGTCAAGGTGATTTTTCCACCAACTTTGCTATGGTGCTGGCCGGGAAGGAAAAACGCAACCCCCGCGAGATTGCTGGACAGCTGGTGGACCTGCTCAACCAGGATGAGGGATTGCTTGATAAGGTGGAAATCGCCGGACCGGGCTTTGTGAACCTCTTTCTCAAGCCTTCGGTCTGGAGCACCGTGCTTGCGCCCATCAGCGAGCAAGGCAGGGCCTTTGGTCTGTCCGATGTGGGTAAGGGGAAAAAGGTGATGGTGGAGTTTGTCAGTGCCAACCCTACCGGCCCCCTCAGTGTAGGCCACGGTCGCAACGCCATCCTCGGGGATACCATTGCCCGGCTGCTCAAGGCCACCGGCCATGACGTCACCCGTGAATATTATTTCAACAATGCAGGTCGCCAGATGCGGGTCTTGGCCGACTCCCTGCGGGCACGTTATCTGGAAAAGCTGGGCCTGGAAAATGAATTCCCGGAAGACGGTTATCAGGGAGATTATATTTATGAGATCGCCCAGGGCATGATTGAAGAAGCCGGAGATGGTTTTCAGGATGCTAAGCAGGATATTTTCAGAAAACGGGCACAGGATGCCATCTTTGCTGATATTGATATCACCCTGAAGCGCATCGGTATTTCCTTTGATTCCTACTATAACGAGCACACCCTGTATGAAGAGGGTATGATTGAGGATGTGGTTGACCAACTCCGGGCCAAGGGGCTGGTGTACGAGCAGGACGAGGCAACCTGGTTCAAGACCAGCGAATTCGGCATGGAACAGGACCGGGTGATTATCAAAAATACCGGTGAGCCCACCTATCGCCTACCGGACATCGCTTACCATCGTGAGAAGTTTCGGCGCGGCTTTGACTGGATGATCAACGTGTTTGGGGCTGACCATATTGCCACTGTGCCTGATGTTCTGGCTGGCATCGAGGCCTTGGGCCTTGATAAGTCCAAGGTCCACGTAGTCCTGTATCAGTTTGTCACCCTGTTGCGGGACGGTAAACAGGTCAAGATGTCCACCCGTAAGGCCACCTTTGTCACGGTGGATGAGCTGGTAGACGAGGTGGGCGTTGATGCGCTCCGCTTCTTTTTCCTGATGCGCAAACCGGATTCCCAGCTGGAATTTGATCTGGAACTGGCCACAGCCCAAAGCCAGGAAAATCCGGTCTACTATGTCCAATACGCCCATGCCCGGCTTTGCTCCATTGAACGGATGGCAGCGGAAAAAGGTGTTACTCTGCCGGTACTGGCCGAAACCGATCTCTCCCCCTTGCAGGAGGAGGAAGAGTATCAGCTCCTCAAGACCCTGGCCTCCTACCCGGCCTTGGTGGCTGATGCAGCCATTGATCTGGCTCCGCACCGGATCATCTTCTTTCTTATGGAATTAGCCGGGAATTTTCATTCTTTCTATAATAAGCATAAGGTGGTAACTGAAGATCAGCAGCTCACTGCTGCACGCCTCTGCCTTTGCCAGGGTATCAAAGCCGTGCTGGCTAACGGGCTGGATCTGGTTGGCTTAACTGCAGTGGAGAGGATGTAA
- a CDS encoding phage tail sheath C-terminal domain-containing protein yields MRRLPGLSLGAPGIYRFLESVPKTLNGAPMDVCAFVGVAPRGPAWVPEEPEGGAELATLLDPAMPKRRSVAVPVESWDEYRRLFGGFEGPGRLPYAVALFFEQGGRRAYVVRIVHEYEDSKENSSGVAAGDLPRARSSVGSLTLRARNEGSWGNRLRASLGFSASPVTLLPGTETAADDELVLDAEDILPVGSLLRLTLPATESEAAEQELCFVRAIRQKGEGNSGLISLRVSLDKHLPRTPATVELIEGIFQITDGTGMLEEWKNIGLSAAHPRWLAEVLYRESQLVFPDLSWANSSILPEKPELVPFPPSLQLERAVAIFSDPDKDDIEDPSVEDRYGDIAFVDFFDESWSLNDPDPGNGIQAVSHLADVSALVVPDLYVPEPLEEQADIRDFSLPVSSSFAPCLDVDCDQEKMAEKIPQLDKLRLDPLLPEELDTITALQKELVDFAEACSNFVVLLDVPPKLDQKKILQWRACFRSSYAAAYAPWLRTSRREDGRNRLVLLNPSAVAAGIIAAQEFRFGVPHGPANRIAEGVVKVDDTVSPTDHAMLHHKGINIFLQERDGVWLSAARTLSRDLGYRQLSVRRLMLMLRRTLQQEMQWAVFEPNSPALWREVRIMLSNYLRRLYAQGAFQGATEKEAFFVRCDAELNSQQDLDAGRLLCEVGVAPAEPLEFLVLRITRSGDGTLTAGE; encoded by the coding sequence ATGCGTAGACTACCAGGCCTCAGCCTCGGAGCACCGGGGATCTACCGTTTTCTTGAATCCGTGCCCAAGACCTTGAACGGTGCGCCAATGGATGTCTGCGCCTTTGTCGGCGTTGCTCCGCGCGGCCCGGCTTGGGTGCCGGAAGAACCGGAAGGTGGGGCCGAATTAGCCACCCTGCTGGATCCGGCCATGCCCAAACGGCGTTCGGTGGCCGTGCCTGTGGAGAGTTGGGACGAGTACCGCCGCCTGTTCGGTGGTTTTGAGGGACCGGGTAGGTTGCCCTATGCCGTGGCCCTCTTCTTTGAACAGGGCGGTCGTCGGGCCTATGTGGTGCGTATTGTCCATGAATATGAGGATAGCAAAGAAAATAGCAGCGGCGTTGCTGCAGGGGATCTGCCAAGGGCGAGGTCCAGTGTAGGATCTCTAACCCTGCGGGCACGGAATGAGGGGAGCTGGGGCAACCGGCTTCGAGCCTCTCTCGGTTTTTCTGCCAGCCCGGTAACCCTGCTGCCCGGCACAGAAACCGCAGCAGACGATGAACTGGTCCTTGATGCGGAGGATATCTTGCCGGTGGGCTCTCTGTTGCGGCTCACTCTGCCTGCCACGGAGAGCGAAGCAGCAGAACAGGAACTCTGTTTTGTCCGGGCAATCCGGCAAAAAGGAGAGGGCAATTCCGGTTTGATCAGCCTACGGGTGAGCTTAGATAAGCACTTACCGAGAACCCCTGCAACGGTAGAGCTGATAGAAGGTATCTTTCAGATCACAGACGGCACCGGGATGTTGGAGGAGTGGAAGAACATAGGGCTTTCTGCTGCCCATCCACGCTGGTTGGCTGAGGTTCTGTATCGAGAATCGCAACTGGTCTTCCCTGATCTGAGCTGGGCGAACAGCAGCATCCTGCCGGAAAAACCGGAACTGGTGCCCTTTCCCCCTTCCTTGCAGTTGGAAAGGGCCGTGGCGATATTTTCCGACCCTGATAAAGATGATATTGAGGATCCTAGTGTTGAGGATCGCTATGGAGACATCGCATTTGTTGATTTTTTCGATGAGTCATGGAGCCTGAATGATCCTGATCCCGGTAACGGCATCCAGGCGGTCAGCCACTTGGCAGACGTTTCTGCGCTGGTGGTGCCGGATCTCTACGTGCCGGAACCGCTGGAGGAACAGGCGGATATTCGTGATTTCTCTCTGCCGGTGAGCAGCAGCTTTGCGCCCTGCCTGGATGTTGATTGTGATCAGGAAAAAATGGCCGAGAAAATACCGCAACTGGACAAGCTCCGGCTGGACCCACTTTTGCCTGAAGAGCTGGACACCATCACGGCACTCCAGAAAGAATTGGTCGATTTTGCCGAGGCCTGCAGCAATTTCGTTGTCCTCTTAGATGTACCGCCTAAGCTGGATCAAAAAAAGATCCTGCAATGGCGGGCCTGTTTCCGTTCCTCCTATGCTGCTGCCTATGCTCCTTGGCTGCGAACCTCCCGTAGAGAGGACGGGCGAAACCGGCTTGTTTTGCTCAACCCTTCGGCAGTGGCTGCCGGAATCATTGCGGCCCAGGAATTCCGTTTCGGGGTGCCCCACGGTCCGGCCAACAGGATTGCAGAGGGTGTGGTCAAGGTGGATGATACCGTGTCTCCCACCGATCATGCTATGCTCCATCACAAAGGGATCAATATTTTTTTGCAGGAACGGGACGGGGTATGGCTTTCAGCCGCTCGCACCTTGAGCCGTGATCTCGGCTATCGCCAACTCTCCGTGCGGCGGCTCATGCTCATGCTCAGACGAACCTTGCAACAGGAAATGCAGTGGGCCGTTTTTGAACCGAACAGCCCGGCTCTCTGGCGGGAGGTGCGGATTATGCTCAGCAATTATCTTCGCCGTCTCTATGCCCAGGGTGCCTTTCAGGGCGCAACCGAGAAGGAGGCCTTTTTTGTCCGTTGCGATGCTGAACTGAACAGCCAGCAGGATCTTGACGCAGGTCGGCTGCTCTGCGAGGTCGGGGTGGCCCCTGCCGAGCCTCTGGAATTTCTTGTCCTCCGCATTACGCGCAGTGGGGACGGCACCCTGACTGCGGGAGAATAA
- a CDS encoding phage tail protein, with product MPIERINPYGAFNFIVSMGDPNEAEVIGGFSDVSGLGKEVSYSEYRNGNEKFNTVRKIANSYKVDDVTLKRGLVGTKVLFQWLKNVGDGKEDRRPVTITLLDEARNEVASWSLRDAQPKKWSGPTLAAKGGGEVAMEELSLVHEGINYE from the coding sequence ATGCCTATCGAAAGAATAAATCCTTACGGAGCCTTTAATTTTATTGTTTCTATGGGAGACCCCAATGAGGCAGAGGTCATCGGCGGTTTTTCCGATGTCAGTGGCCTGGGAAAAGAAGTGAGCTATTCCGAGTACCGGAACGGCAATGAGAAGTTCAATACCGTTCGGAAGATCGCCAACAGCTATAAGGTAGATGATGTCACTCTGAAACGGGGTCTGGTCGGTACCAAAGTTCTGTTTCAATGGCTGAAGAATGTAGGGGACGGCAAGGAAGACCGCCGACCGGTAACCATCACCCTGCTTGATGAAGCCAGAAATGAGGTTGCCTCTTGGTCACTGCGGGACGCGCAGCCTAAGAAGTGGAGCGGTCCGACCTTGGCTGCCAAGGGTGGCGGAGAAGTGGCCATGGAGGAACTTTCGCTGGTCCATGAAGGGATAAACTACGAGTAG
- a CDS encoding phage tail sheath subtilisin-like domain-containing protein: MPEYLAPGVFVEEVSFRSKSIEGVATSTTGFVGLANYGPVWYSKGPSTCEPRLITSFTEFERVYGGMQDIEVGEKDALVSERTNYLAHAVRAFFENGGKRVYISRVVMPRKIPGTNPPELDYGVAEHPFTLSGGGTATWKARWPGKAGKVYVKTEVLRSKNLAFVNDDGELQVKSVKPGAVVEVTAGGVADAADPIESNLRVVDVNGAGEQIFIGSGGEVAVNAGEIVQLLEMKVQVQVDNERTDEYVGLAASKKQKRYIGKILEKDDPEDENAVIWLDLDASNTDGDFFPAQLLLALHSESGRLKDGHDGVLSVNPTETANAFMGKEADLEDASIKATGLEALAEIDDIAIVAIPDSGDMGNADTSFAIADKLVTHATNLKYRIAIVDGPKGSSLNKIRDFRGRFDSKYAALYYPWIRIFDPTERFSQGAPPKQLDLPPSGFIAGIYARNDITRGVHKAPANEVVRGLNGFAVNINQGRNEVINPEGINALRFFEGRGYRVWGARTMSSDPEWKYVNIRRLFSYIEHSIDKSTQWAVFEPNNSRLWKNIRRTVEDFLLVLWRDGALMGATPEEAFFVRCDRTTMTQNDLDNGRLICLVGLAPVKPAEFVIFRVGQWTADAS, translated from the coding sequence ATGCCGGAATATCTTGCGCCTGGAGTCTTTGTCGAGGAGGTCAGTTTTCGTTCAAAATCCATTGAGGGGGTGGCGACAAGCACCACCGGATTTGTCGGGCTGGCTAATTATGGACCGGTTTGGTATTCAAAAGGCCCCTCTACCTGCGAACCTCGGCTGATTACCAGTTTTACGGAGTTTGAACGAGTCTACGGCGGCATGCAGGATATTGAGGTGGGTGAGAAGGATGCGCTGGTCAGTGAGCGGACCAATTATCTGGCCCATGCGGTACGTGCCTTTTTTGAGAACGGCGGCAAACGGGTGTATATATCTCGGGTGGTTATGCCCAGAAAAATTCCAGGTACAAATCCTCCCGAATTGGATTATGGCGTTGCCGAGCATCCTTTCACTCTGTCAGGAGGAGGCACTGCCACTTGGAAGGCCCGCTGGCCCGGTAAGGCAGGTAAAGTCTATGTGAAAACCGAGGTGCTGCGGAGCAAAAATCTTGCCTTTGTGAACGACGACGGGGAACTCCAGGTAAAGAGTGTTAAACCCGGTGCAGTGGTCGAGGTAACCGCCGGAGGTGTTGCGGATGCCGCTGATCCGATTGAGAGCAATCTCCGAGTAGTCGATGTGAATGGTGCAGGAGAACAAATCTTTATCGGCAGTGGCGGTGAAGTTGCTGTCAATGCCGGTGAAATCGTTCAGCTGCTGGAAATGAAGGTGCAGGTGCAGGTGGACAACGAACGAACTGATGAGTATGTCGGTCTTGCGGCCTCGAAAAAACAGAAACGCTATATCGGCAAGATTCTTGAAAAGGACGATCCTGAAGATGAAAATGCGGTAATCTGGCTTGATCTTGACGCAAGCAACACTGACGGAGATTTTTTTCCAGCCCAACTCCTGCTCGCTCTGCATAGCGAAAGCGGTCGCCTAAAGGATGGTCATGACGGTGTTCTTTCTGTAAATCCAACCGAGACAGCAAATGCATTTATGGGTAAAGAGGCCGACTTAGAAGATGCCAGCATAAAAGCCACCGGACTTGAGGCCCTAGCCGAGATAGATGATATAGCCATTGTTGCAATCCCGGACAGCGGCGACATGGGCAATGCGGACACCTCTTTTGCCATTGCCGATAAGCTTGTGACCCACGCAACCAACCTAAAATACCGCATCGCTATTGTTGATGGGCCGAAAGGCAGCTCGTTGAACAAGATCAGAGACTTTCGCGGCAGGTTCGACAGCAAGTACGCAGCCCTCTACTATCCCTGGATCAGAATTTTTGATCCCACCGAGCGATTTTCCCAAGGTGCGCCGCCCAAGCAGCTCGACCTGCCTCCTTCCGGCTTTATTGCCGGTATCTATGCCCGAAATGATATCACGCGCGGGGTGCATAAGGCCCCTGCCAATGAGGTAGTCCGGGGACTTAACGGGTTTGCGGTCAATATCAACCAAGGTCGCAACGAGGTGATCAACCCGGAAGGTATCAATGCCCTCCGTTTTTTCGAGGGTCGAGGCTACCGGGTCTGGGGCGCCCGAACCATGAGTTCCGACCCGGAATGGAAATACGTCAATATCCGGCGTCTGTTCAGCTATATTGAGCACTCCATTGACAAGAGTACCCAATGGGCCGTGTTTGAACCCAACAACAGCCGCCTGTGGAAAAATATCCGACGTACGGTGGAGGATTTTCTCCTGGTGCTCTGGCGGGACGGGGCCTTGATGGGCGCAACACCGGAAGAGGCCTTCTTTGTCCGTTGTGACCGGACCACCATGACCCAAAACGATTTGGATAATGGGCGGCTTATCTGTCTGGTCGGGCTGGCCCCGGTAAAACCAGCTGAGTTTGTCATCTTTCGGGTCGGTCAATGGACTGCTGACGCCTCGTAA
- a CDS encoding phage tail protein, with translation MPAASLLPAFRFEVKLFRSAGSSWAGKDSLGNGAFQECSGLEVEMDVQEYMEGGRNDGVIRRVGRAKYSNIVLKRGMLHQGDQVDDELWNWFQSIVSGGPVVRYDGIIEVMSRDGSMVVATWGFERGLPAKISGPQLNGKTGEIAIEELHIAHEGLRMLRM, from the coding sequence ATGCCTGCTGCTTCCCTACTCCCTGCCTTCCGCTTTGAGGTCAAGCTGTTTCGTTCGGCTGGCAGCTCATGGGCCGGCAAGGATAGTCTGGGCAACGGTGCCTTTCAGGAATGCTCGGGTTTGGAGGTGGAAATGGATGTGCAGGAGTATATGGAAGGCGGACGCAATGACGGGGTGATCCGTCGGGTGGGCCGGGCCAAGTACAGCAATATTGTGCTCAAACGCGGCATGTTGCACCAGGGCGATCAAGTGGACGATGAACTGTGGAACTGGTTTCAAAGCATTGTCTCTGGTGGGCCTGTTGTCCGCTATGACGGGATTATTGAAGTAATGAGCCGGGACGGAAGCATGGTGGTCGCCACCTGGGGATTTGAGCGGGGCCTGCCCGCCAAGATCAGCGGGCCGCAGCTGAACGGCAAGACCGGTGAAATTGCCATAGAGGAATTGCACATCGCCCATGAAGGGCTGCGGATGCTGCGAATGTAG
- a CDS encoding DUF4255 domain-containing protein translates to MADFTGIALAASSIERYLRRCFEEEPPVPGTNTGVLLVRTEDFADSTTSSPLRSLPSLSLFLYRVDFNKTMRSAWAAMGHRDGEAHLPLDLHFLLTPWAENTENEYRILGRAMQCIENMPILSGPLLDSITEREWAASEAVQLCLEDLSTEDVMRIFDSLPVDYKLSVPYLARTIVLDGGETRLNPLVTVAVSGTNGRGRT, encoded by the coding sequence ATGGCAGATTTTACTGGTATCGCATTAGCCGCAAGCAGCATAGAAAGGTATTTACGCCGTTGCTTTGAAGAAGAGCCGCCAGTGCCTGGGACCAATACGGGCGTGCTGCTGGTACGCACCGAAGATTTCGCTGACAGCACGACCAGCTCCCCTTTACGTTCTTTACCCTCCTTATCCCTTTTCTTATACCGGGTTGATTTCAATAAAACCATGCGTTCTGCCTGGGCGGCAATGGGGCATCGTGACGGCGAGGCGCATCTGCCCCTGGATCTCCATTTTCTTCTTACCCCCTGGGCGGAAAATACGGAAAATGAATATCGTATTCTTGGTCGTGCCATGCAGTGCATTGAAAATATGCCTATTCTTTCTGGGCCACTGTTAGATTCAATCACTGAGAGGGAATGGGCCGCCAGTGAAGCTGTTCAGCTCTGCCTGGAAGATTTGTCCACTGAGGACGTGATGCGGATTTTCGACTCGCTACCGGTGGATTATAAGCTGAGCGTTCCCTATCTTGCCAGGACAATTGTGCTTGACGGCGGCGAAACACGCCTGAATCCCCTGGTGACTGTTGCTGTTTCCGGTACAAACGGACGGGGTAGAACATGA
- a CDS encoding YgiQ family radical SAM protein, with the protein MFLPTTKKELNQLGWDRPDIILVSGDAYIDSPFIGTAVIGRVLTDAGFRVGIIAQPDLQGDDICRLGEPRLFWGVSGGCVDSMVANLTASGRKRKKDDYTPGGINKRRPDRAVLIYANLIRSKFKNTCPVVLGGIEASLRRIAHYDYWSNAVRRSILLDAKADFLLYGMAERAVVELATALKEGNDPHSIRGLCYSAPERPAEYLALPAFDEVSGVGKQAKKAFTKMFRRFYENNDPLNAEGLAQLHGTRWLIQNPPQHHLSPAELDHVHSLDYQLDLHPFHQPQGDVRALETIRFSLATHRGCYGECNFCAIAVHQGRTVVQRSRKSIVNEAKGLIDHPAFKGRIHDVGGPTANMYGVECRKKLNKGSCSDKRCLFPQKCKAMQVDHSEQLRLLEELRQLKGVKQVVVSSGIRYDLILADHKNGLKYLRQVVRHHVSGQMKVAPEHCQDNVLACMGKPGRESLLRFRDLFNKMSAAEGLKQFLTYYIIAAHPGCRQQDMQAMKNFAQKELKVLPRQVQIFTPTPSTWSTLMYWTGENPFTGQPCFAEQDAQARERQKAVLTGPVEWKRKKNHGRRS; encoded by the coding sequence ATGTTCCTACCCACCACCAAAAAAGAACTCAACCAACTCGGCTGGGACCGCCCAGACATCATCCTCGTCAGCGGCGATGCCTATATCGACTCCCCCTTTATCGGCACAGCCGTGATCGGTCGCGTCCTGACCGATGCCGGATTCCGAGTCGGGATAATTGCCCAGCCCGACCTGCAAGGCGATGACATCTGCCGTCTCGGGGAACCCAGGCTCTTCTGGGGCGTGAGCGGAGGCTGTGTCGATTCCATGGTGGCTAACCTCACCGCCTCCGGACGCAAACGCAAAAAGGACGACTACACTCCCGGTGGCATCAATAAGCGCAGACCGGACCGGGCCGTGCTGATCTACGCCAACCTGATCCGCAGCAAATTTAAAAATACCTGCCCTGTTGTTCTCGGCGGCATCGAAGCCAGCCTCCGCCGCATTGCCCATTATGATTACTGGTCCAATGCCGTGCGTCGTTCCATCCTTCTGGATGCCAAGGCGGATTTCCTCCTGTACGGTATGGCGGAGCGGGCCGTGGTTGAACTGGCTACCGCCCTTAAAGAGGGCAACGATCCGCACAGTATTCGCGGCCTCTGTTATTCTGCCCCGGAACGACCAGCAGAGTACCTGGCCCTGCCTGCCTTTGATGAGGTTTCCGGTGTTGGCAAGCAGGCCAAAAAGGCCTTCACCAAGATGTTCCGCCGTTTTTATGAAAATAACGACCCCCTCAACGCTGAGGGGCTGGCCCAGCTGCACGGCACCCGCTGGTTGATCCAGAATCCGCCGCAACACCATCTTTCCCCGGCAGAACTGGATCATGTCCACAGTCTGGATTATCAGCTGGATCTACATCCTTTTCATCAACCGCAGGGGGATGTACGGGCCCTAGAAACAATCAGGTTCTCTCTTGCTACCCATCGAGGCTGTTACGGTGAATGCAATTTCTGCGCTATTGCTGTCCATCAGGGGCGGACCGTTGTTCAGCGGAGCAGGAAGTCCATTGTTAACGAGGCCAAAGGGCTGATTGATCATCCGGCCTTTAAGGGCAGAATCCACGACGTGGGCGGCCCCACAGCCAATATGTACGGGGTGGAATGCCGAAAAAAGCTGAACAAAGGCAGTTGCTCGGATAAACGCTGCCTCTTTCCCCAGAAATGCAAAGCAATGCAGGTTGATCATAGCGAACAGCTTCGCCTGTTGGAAGAACTCCGCCAACTCAAAGGGGTGAAGCAGGTGGTGGTGTCGTCCGGCATCCGTTATGACCTGATCTTGGCTGATCATAAAAACGGGCTTAAGTATTTGCGCCAGGTGGTGCGCCACCATGTATCCGGTCAGATGAAGGTGGCTCCGGAGCATTGTCAGGATAATGTCTTGGCCTGTATGGGCAAGCCGGGCCGGGAAAGTCTGCTCCGTTTCCGGGATCTCTTCAATAAGATGAGTGCAGCGGAGGGGCTCAAGCAGTTCCTCACCTATTACATCATTGCGGCCCATCCCGGCTGTCGCCAGCAGGATATGCAGGCTATGAAGAATTTCGCCCAAAAGGAGCTCAAGGTGCTTCCCCGTCAGGTGCAGATCTTCACCCCCACTCCCTCAACCTGGTCCACCCTTATGTACTGGACCGGCGAGAACCCTTTTACCGGTCAGCCTTGTTTTGCAGAACAGGATGCCCAGGCGCGGGAACGACAAAAGGCGGTGCTGACCGGGCCGGTGGAGTGGAAGAGGAAAAAAAATCATGGTCGCCGTTCTTGA
- a CDS encoding contractile injection system protein, VgrG/Pvc8 family, whose amino-acid sequence MTEELYYCSSPVFSVDEQVSGELARDLLRLEVEEGTDGLKTMQARLVGMGPVMPAGGKEEVLLYQDGRILDFGKKITVDIGPEKRQQTIFTGFISALEVCFTEGRVPEVIVRAEDKLMDLRMTRRMKTYEAMSDAGIAEEIAAAHGLTPEVDAPGPVYAAVQQWNMSDLAFLRERARLIQAEVWVEDESLYFVTRDRRPGKDITLVQGNQLLAVQAAADLAHQRTEIRVSGFDADARSGIDEAAGEEAIDAEISGGRTGPAILRTAFGERVSHRVREVCRNSAEAEEWARAEMLRRARGFVTVRGLTNGSPEMRVGSLLTLERVGEAFNGDGYYVTRVRHTYDLTEGHRTRFEAERATVGEGNF is encoded by the coding sequence ATGACTGAAGAACTGTATTACTGTTCCAGCCCGGTTTTTTCGGTTGACGAGCAGGTCTCTGGTGAACTGGCCCGTGATCTGCTTCGTCTGGAGGTGGAAGAGGGAACAGACGGCCTCAAGACCATGCAGGCAAGGTTGGTGGGCATGGGCCCGGTCATGCCTGCTGGTGGTAAAGAGGAGGTGTTACTCTATCAGGACGGGCGCATCCTTGATTTTGGCAAGAAAATCACCGTGGATATCGGGCCGGAGAAGCGGCAGCAGACCATCTTTACGGGCTTTATCTCGGCTCTGGAGGTCTGCTTTACCGAGGGGCGGGTTCCAGAGGTGATTGTGCGGGCCGAGGATAAGTTGATGGATCTGCGCATGACCCGGCGGATGAAGACCTATGAGGCCATGAGCGATGCCGGGATTGCCGAGGAGATCGCCGCTGCCCATGGCCTGACCCCGGAAGTGGATGCGCCGGGACCTGTCTATGCGGCGGTCCAGCAATGGAACATGAGCGACCTGGCCTTTCTCCGGGAGCGGGCCCGCTTGATCCAGGCCGAGGTCTGGGTGGAGGATGAGAGCCTCTATTTTGTCACCCGTGACCGCCGTCCGGGCAAGGACATCACCTTGGTCCAGGGTAACCAGTTGCTTGCAGTCCAGGCAGCTGCTGATCTGGCCCATCAGCGGACTGAGATTCGGGTGAGCGGTTTTGATGCGGATGCTCGTTCAGGGATTGATGAGGCTGCTGGGGAGGAGGCTATTGATGCCGAGATCAGCGGTGGACGGACCGGACCTGCCATCCTGCGCACTGCCTTTGGTGAGCGGGTCTCCCATCGGGTGCGGGAGGTCTGTCGTAACTCGGCAGAGGCAGAGGAATGGGCACGGGCTGAGATGCTCCGCCGGGCCCGGGGTTTTGTCACGGTTCGGGGGCTGACCAACGGCAGCCCGGAGATGCGGGTGGGTAGCCTGCTTACTTTGGAGCGGGTTGGCGAGGCCTTTAACGGGGACGGGTATTACGTTACTCGGGTTCGCCATACCTATGACCTGACCGAGGGGCACCGTACCCGTTTTGAGGCGGAACGGGCCACGGTGGGTGAAGGGAATTTTTGA